In the genome of Conger conger chromosome 8, fConCon1.1, whole genome shotgun sequence, one region contains:
- the LOC133134457 gene encoding hemagglutinin/amebocyte aggregation factor-like — protein MREHISEAWKNSYDAPLNFQYPTGHSISEITRCKRSPPSTSCFWTGYVNGFDQAFHYSCPDNHIISGMSSYHQNRQEDRRWKFYCCRINNYCNHYCYWTPYVNTFDERFTWYVPHHNDLVGVGSYHNNRAEDRRWRFRYCARTC, from the exons ATGAGGGAACACATATCAG AAGCGTGGAAAAATTCTTATGATGCACCACTAAATTTTCAGTATCCCACAGGACACTCAATTTCTGAGATTACCAG GTGCAAGAGAAGTCCTCCCTCCACTTCGTGTTTCTGGACTGGTTATGTCAATGGATTTGATCAAGCATTCCACTACAGCTGTCCAGATAATCACATTATTTCAGGAATGTCAAGCTATCATCAAAACCGGCAAGAAGATCGAAG ATGGAAATTCTACTGCTGCAGAATAAACAACTACTGCAACCATTACTGCTACTGGACACCCTACGTGAACACCTTTGATGAGCGATTCACTTGGTATGTTCCTCACCATAACGACCTGGTTGGAGTTGGAAGCTACCATAACAATAGGGCTGA AGATCGTCGCTGGCGGTTTAGGTACTGTGCAAGAACTTGTTGA